The Juglans regia cultivar Chandler chromosome 16, Walnut 2.0, whole genome shotgun sequence nucleotide sequence taaataaatttgggcttttttccttcaactttccTAACAACCAAACAGATAAAATAGAGAAAGTCGATACCCaatacagattaaaaaaaaaaacaagtttccaAACATTCAAAAAATACATGTCCACCAGCAAACAGATGGTCAAAGCATCCATCCACCACCGCACGACCCATCTCAACGGCAAACAGATGCGGCGACGGTGAAGGAGATGCGGCGATGGGGTTACGATGGCGGCGGCTAGGGACCTAGGATTTCTACTTCTACCGCAGGGATAACGACCTAAGGTCGACGGCGACAGAGATGCAGCGACGGCGAAGGAGATGCGACGACGGGGTCACGATGGCGGCGGCTAGGGATTAGGGTTTCTGCTCGGCAGCGAAacgagagagagcgagagactagagagagagagagagagagagaggtgagtcGAAGTGAGCCCGGGGGGTGGGTTTAatcaatgggttttttttttaaaggacccGGATACCGAGTTTAAACCCAGTATCCGGGTCCCTAACCCGTACCTGGACCGTGTTGGTTCTGGTTTTGCAATTCGGATTTCGGATCCGTTATGATCCGGGTAGGAACCCGACCAGAATCCGATTTTTcaggttccggaccgggccggattttttcccggcccggatgaacagtgctacTTCCATAGAGAGAAAAAGTCACATTGATTTTTGCCTTACATCCGAATCTCTCGATTGGTCTTAGTTGTGCCTTGACGTACACACATGAGAGTAATGTACCTTAATTTTTCCTTATCTCCAGGTCTAGAACTTCTTTTTGACACACCAAACCTTTGATTTTTAGCATAATTTGTATGATATGTTTGAATAGACGATGCGAAGGTCATTCTGACCTTTGTTTTTTCAACCACTTCTTGCGTCCCAATATCAAGACCACGACTCTCATCATCGGTGTAGGGATCATATGAATTAaccaaatattataaataccATATATCTTACAATACATAATCATCAACTATGCATAAATAAGAAATGAGATAACAAATTTCAACTTCTACTACTAACCTCTACTACTCGAAGCCTTCATGCCAACAAATTTAGAAATTGAATCGGCAATTGACCGAACCATTAACACACCTAGACTGGCAATGGCAAGAGcaaagctaatatatatatatatatatatatatatattatatatgattttagattttactattttaaagatttaaaatattcacaCCATCAACATAGAGATTTGGCTTCTTTCATTATGTTTGCTTAGCAAGTCAATCCTGAGCACATCTCATTATAATAGTAAAAGGTCTCAATGACGTCTTTATAATACCATAAAGACTCCTTAACTCATTATAACACAATTTCTTCTATGTTGatataatactatttttctCTATTCTACAACATGTTtttagttgaaaaaagttagattatttttctctgaaagcacataaaaaggaaatatattAGGAAGTAAATACAGACGGTACCAAAACAAAGGGATCGCCTGAAACAAAGAGCACTGAAACACAGGGAGTAATGAAACAAAGACCATCTGCAACAGAAAATACCGAAACAAAGGGATTAACTGAAACATACATCAATGACAAGGAAAGTAGATGAAAACTGGAACATCCAAATCCATGCCAGacaaaacttgaaattataACATTTGCACTCACTAGAAGAAATCTGTTTGCATTAGAAGAAATATCTATTCACAGTAGACGAAATCCACACCAGATGACAAAATTAGTTTGCAACCTGTTGAAATCCACATCCACACCGAAATCTGTTTACACGTTAGGGTTTTGGTCCCTGTAGGAAATGATCGGCCAGAGGAAAAgaactctctttctttcttttgtcattttctttaaGAGTAATGACGTCACTGCCACGTCAGTGCGTGCTGGGAGTCGAGTATTTGGTTTGTACAGATAGTAGCtctctttataattttacttccaagattcattttattaattttcttttaaaaatttaaattttgaattataatttttataatttttaacatatcaataatttatatgtgaagaaataaattttttataaattcattttaaatatatttaaaaaaatttaattgaaagCGATTATGTGTACTAATACGTGCAcctattcaatatgattgatcagaaagtaaattttattaaaaataatattaatttaaatttagaatatgaaggcaacaatattaatacacaGATTAATCCGCAAACTTACttgtatataacaaaactcaaatATTTAACAGTTTCCCTTACTATAGCATActaggaaaataatttatatacgTAGAGATTATTACCATGTCAAACGAAGTCTAAAGTAAAGGGTTTTTCCAATATAAGAGgcatcttatttatttatgttaaaaaataggtcctaattaatttatttctgaTACTTAAAGTTTGTACTCCGTTTCTCCTTTATTAAACAAACCAAACTCTATAATAACTTAGTTTCATCTAGTAAATAATCTAAACAACTTGTATGAGCACGATGACTCATATAACttcttatttattagttttatagTATCCTTGTTTACCATACAATGAAaacatcttaaatatttaaaaatataatagagaaTTATGTTcctagatgaaatgagaataatgCTGTTTAAATCCATATAAACACAAGTTTTAGAGCATGTTTGGGtcatgagatgaaatgagaattttgtgaatactagtgaaattatttgtagatagtagtgaaatagtttgagttaagatatattattaggttttgaaaaatgagaaaaaaaaagttaaagaaaaatattataaagttaaaatattgttaaaacataactttggttttgaaatttaaaaaaattgtaatatttctttgtgctttgtttaaaagtttaaaaaagttatcaGGATTAGATAATGAATAGATGAAAAACCTAAAGATTTCAAAAAGTACttgtttggaaaagaaattataagaatttttgagataagatgaaacgaACTTCCCAAATAAGCCCTAATATAGAATGAATAGTCACGAACCCATGCAATGTAtgtataaacaaataaaattacatttatatcaACTCATTATTAATTCATCAAGTTTGGTAGATAGGAAATTTGGTTAAACACTCATTATGGTAAAGGTATCGGTGAGGACCTTACAGTGTCACTAGTTCTTGGCCACCCAGTTGAGTTTGTATGGGCCACCCCGGCCACCATGGGGTGGCCAGAAGATGGCCACTCTAGTGGTGATTGTAGTGGCAACTCACCATGGGTGgccattctatttttaaaaaaagtaaaatatagcTTTCCGttatagaaaaggaaaatgttagtttgtcTCTTTGGTTTGACTGCTagtacattttaatttttttaaatgtttaaaaaaagttaCCACTAATGAAttggtatattttattttaaaatgtttaaagatattaatttttttttttaaaaaaaaaaaaaaagctagatTGCACTAACGGGCACACCCAACGATAAGAGCTGGACGGCATAGTAGAAGggttcttaaaaaatatattttttaatgaaatgttaattaatttttaagaaaatttaaagttcaCAACGGTAGGCCGTGATTTGGCCACGCGTTTTCGCGTAATActaaatgaatagaaaattatcCGCTAAATAATAGAGATGTTTCAACACTCTTTGGGATTGAATCTGGTCTCATGAAATGGACTCTTGTCCTTTTTGTATTCTTTCCCTCCTCTGATGGAGGTTTCCAAtcaaaactactttgtttctcaagaataaataaataaataaatagaaggCTAGATTTTCTAATTATTCTATCAAGAGATCGAGTCTAGGATTTCTTAAAACAGgctatcaatatttaattattcttaCTAAGATTTCCTATCTATTACACATGGATATTATTACTTCCTAccattcatttaaatttttattttatttaaagtaattttttaacattcttaatcattaaaaaaaaattaaaaaaatatacaattttactaataatcaatttcttaattattaagtaaaaaaataaaataataaattaatagtaaaaaataataaacccaTCATTATCCATTACACATTGCTCGCATGCTCCGTACAATTGGGGTGGGTGGAGGGGAATCTTTGAATCTTTTGGAACTTAACAAGTTAAGAGGAAATGGAAATACGATTTCATCCTCTTTGCTCAGGGAACCAAAAAACGAGTACCGAATAAAGAACAATACTACTCTTCTTGATTTATCATCTTTATTCACTTCGGTTGATATGACAAATTTcaagtgattttataaattaatcactTAAATGAATaaccacttaaaatataatatatcaactgTTGCAACTGAAATGATAAAACttagaatgaaaaattaagtttttttcagGCAAGTTATCATTAGATGGATTTTCCGAGAGCATAGGAATGCATGGACAAAAGTAAGCAATGTGAAAAACCAGCTATGGCCACCATTGAACCTGAGACTGGCCATATGAAAGAATGGAGCATGGTGTACGTGTATTGTGTAACACCCCAGGCCCAAACAAGGCCTAGGTCCATGGAGAAACCCTCCTAGAAACtctaggagaggtttggatagtgaattaagttgtaatgagatgaaatgaaaattgaaagttgaataaaatattattaaaattatattatttttattttaagatttaaaaatgttgaattgtttattgtattttgtgtgagagtttgagaaagttatgtgagagtttgaaaaaattataataattagatgagttgGGAGGTTATCaatccaaacaattttttttttcttttttccctacTTCCCAAACCCTTTATGCCCCCCCCCCCAGGCCGCGACTCTCACTCTCCTTCTACACTCTACTCATTGTGCACTGTCCAGAGCTACTGCCTCCCTCTCCATTTTCGACACCAGCAGGGTCTCGGTGTTAGGCTGATCGCGGGGACCAACGAAGACCATTGGAGCCACCGTGCCCCTCCACGCCGCTCAACCCTCTTGCCATTCACGACATTGCATGAAATCGCCAGTAAGCTCTCcatcccatctctctctctctctctctctctctcacatcccCATTCCTTGCAGTTTTCGTGTGCCACCAAGCCGATACGTCTCCCTCTCCGATTTATCCCTCTATATATTCTGTGAGATCTCAATTTTTTGCTAGTTGTTGTGTAAATTTTATATGTGTTATGTTGTTTATACTcttggtatttttattatttaagtgtgttattttatttgttgtactattttaattatttatttttaattattttggtctgttttaaattgagtttttatttcttttattattgaggttatttttgtagtgttttatttgtagtgggttttatttattgtgGGCTTTTTAGTTACAAATTCTGTGTTTTAATTTTACTGGGCCATGTGTGTGTTTTAATTGATCCAGCCCAGTTTGTGAGGCCCGAAACGCAGCAGCTAGAGACCAGCCCGAGCGAAACAGGGCCCAGCCCGTAGCCCCAGCCCTTTCCGTGCGCCAGTTGAAGCCCGGCCCGTGCGTTCTGAAGCCCAGCCCCTCCCCTTTATtcgaacggcgccgtttggaaTTGAAACCCTTAGGGTTTCATGCGTTTCTCCCTTGCGCCGCACAGCACCATTTCcttctccttccttcttcttcttcttcttcttcttcttctttcttcttccggCGCGCAGCACACAGCTGCTGTCGAAAGCGGATCCcagccgtgagccacctccacctttCCTCTTCGTCTCGTGTCGTTCGGCATGCATCTCGAAGTGCTAGCTGTCCGGCTCTTACCCCACGCGGCCACCACCTCTTTCTGCAAGCTCCTCGGTGGCGTTGTGCATGGCTTCCGTGTGAACTGTGCTTGCCGCCACGCCACGTGTCCGCGCGAGACCTTCTCCACTGCCACGCACGGCTTGAGCTACCATTTCTCTTCTTCGCCCGAGCGACACGGGTGCCATGCAAACCGCCACTTTGTTCTATTTATAGGCCACGGCTTCCACAATTGTTGGAGACGAAAACCTCATCTTCCTTCTCTCGCTTAAAGCTTTCCGCATTTGTTGGTATTTGAGATTTAACTGTGATTTTGTTGGGAATCCGAAAGCTTAAGGCTTTTGACCGTGCTTGGTGCTTGTTCTAAATTGTGAGAATTTATTGGTTGCTGCCGTGTAACaaaaaccaagtttttgggcACTGTCTTGCCGTGTGCCGCTGTTGCGCCGCCGCCTTGTATAAACTGTCTATTTCGATTGATCTTTCAGATTTTCTCATCCAtcgtgtgtatgtaattttccatCAAGTGATATTAATTGGCTTTATAactgttatatttatattttgcaaaTTGTTATCTTTGTTGTAAATACTGATTATGTTGGAATTGTTgtaattgggccttgggccggattggaAGTTGGGATTATGCGTGTAGTTGTGAAACTGTATTTCAGCgtttattgagaatttgtaaatgaattatttaaatgtgtattccaataaattgttgaaaagcatatttattgttttattaaattatgcGGTGATGTCACgttgtctgttggaaattgttaCTGTTGTGTGGGTGCGTGTGTTTTCccaccccaagccgagatggggcattatctcggtggagcttctctggtcactcgggagcgtaacagactgGCGTGACATCCCttgagttgtcgcagggcgacgacgggaacggacgagacggtaatgctctcgtaccgattccgtgacctttggctggcgaggttagaggatgcttggtcaTGTACgcactgggcgcggaactgggcatcgctcgttacgaaatctcatgcacggacgttacccgtgatgtgacgaaGAAAGCCAGGTCGTGTggacggtccataggggagaccgtggcgcatgcttaataaaataatggttatgattggaccaaaatggGATTTGGACCAAAAAAACATGAGCTGTTGTTTTATGTGGATTATGTCCGTATGGGGACGAGTGATTTTATCTATTAGAtgttattttgattaattacttgctgagatgtcataatctcattgtggtgttttaccctacggctCCGTTTTATGGTGCcgtagagtctgacgcagagcccgagTTTGAACCTGAGGGGCCAACTCTGCCAGAAGTATAAGTTGCTGATTTGTTGTTCACcattttgggatttgttttccttctgatatttcatgtatttaatttatatgtcGGATGATTGTATAATtcttataaagttattttactgtttttttttaacaaattttggtactgaataaagaaagactttttatttctctgctgcgaatattattttgtacacttgttGTATATTGTACACAATCTGAGTACTGGtcgatggggtgcgtgatccgtgtggtcatcatcctgGTGTCATgaactccactaaaataacacgtggaGGTCGAGGgtgccacaggtggtatcagagcggtcTGGCTTTGGGTAAATATTTGTCTTaaatattgagatttaaaagaCGCGTTTTATTAGAAGGATGGACCGATCAGGAATGCCACATCCGGAACTTGAGAACGACGTGTCCCATGTTGATGAGAATCTCGTTTTGGCTAGAGCCTTAACTCGTATGACAGAAGTTCTTCAACAGAATTTTCCGCCAGAAAGGGAGCAACAGAGCGGTTGTCTGTATGAACGTTTTTTAGCTCATAGGACCCCTGCTTTTTCTGGACAAGAGGATCCACTTCGTGCTGGGAGGTGGATTAGCGATCTCAAAAAGACGTTCGAGATCTGTGAGTGTTCTGAAGTTCAGAAAGTTTTATACGCAAGTTATCTGCTGCAAGGTGATGCAACTACTTGGTGGGAGACTAAGCGAGAGCTTTTGGAAATGGAGTTAGGATCTATTGCAGCGGTGTCTTGGGTACGTTTTAAAAGGGAATTCAATGATCGTTTCTTCCCGAACACTATGAGGAAGCAGATGGTCCGagagtttaataatttagtgCAAGGGGAGATGACGGTTGAGCAGTATGCTCGGAAGTTTATAGAACTCGGAAAATTTGCTACGCATTTAATTGCCACAGAGGAGATGCGTTTTGGGCAATTTCAGGAGGGTCTACATCGAGAGATTCGTAGACAGGTTGCTTGTCTGCAAATTCTGACCTTTCAGTAGCTAGTGGAGGTTGCTACGATTGCAGAGCGGGAGTTCATTGATCATTTTGCCGCTTCGATTGGCCACGAGGAGGAGAGATCTATTATGTGAGGAGGTGATTGGGTATACCTCAAAGTTTCCCTAATGGAAGGTGTTAAGCGTTTTGATAAGAAAGGGAAACTTAGCCCGAGCTATATTAGCCCTTTTCAGATTCTGGAGGTGGTTGGACCTATTGCTTACCATATTGCCTTGTCAGAATATTTTGGAGATCCTTTGGCTCAAGATTATTCATGGGAGCGAGAA carries:
- the LOC108986465 gene encoding uncharacterized protein LOC108986465, whose amino-acid sequence is MDRSGMPHPELENDVSHVDENLVLARALTRMTEVLQQNFPPEREQQSGCLYERFLAHRTPAFSGQEDPLRAGRWISDLKKTFEICECSEVQKVLYASYLLQGDATTWWETKRELLEMELGSIAAVSWVRFKREFNDRFFPNTMRKQMVREFNNLVQGEMTVEQYARKFIELGKFATHLIATEEMRFGQFQEGLHREIRRQVACLQILTFQ